Proteins encoded in a region of the Triticum dicoccoides isolate Atlit2015 ecotype Zavitan chromosome 3A, WEW_v2.0, whole genome shotgun sequence genome:
- the LOC119272867 gene encoding wall-associated receptor kinase 5-like, whose amino-acid sequence MVSLVMLAVLVLLPTTIAMVTTARRNCPNTCGSEVIPYPFGLDPSCSLPGFNLTCAVDKNTNESSLMLGMGNSILKLSRVYVDANFNLYVNTILSYSTKMIPGVRDYSIHWEAPARPFAISGSSNMSLFVVGCDVTASLYIGNSAVQLPVWTCDGMVGIGCCSIGIQVNLRAFTLNISCISDSPRPKQVQAFIAYNWNPTFRPIDAYSGLLERYVAQLDWSIPYQPNCKHAIEDKDNYACVSDHNKCQDSPIGGYLCYCQSGRGNAYIDGGCHNPPAAPVYDSLQPRTNCPTSCGNMSIPFPFGIELGCFAKPHLYLACTPGTTILLVLKMTARKLVTDISIDDGILQVHEVSGPGDFMAGSNTDSTLYVSSGKSGVIPMSAISQINERVSARIVSEAIHIQNEYGEKQNLSNYFLWAMRERPLEETVDAQILDEANGERVLCMARLAEECLCLTRAQRPTMKDVEMRLQLLAGRRVAPRVERGDVAQPHSEAAGNNGHGGIAPVIGQNGSRQFSQEQEFALSLRVPR is encoded by the exons ATGGTATCACTAGTCATGCTTGCGGTGCTCGTGCTGCTGCCGACAACAATTGCCATGGTGACTACGGCTAGAAGAAACTGTCCCAACACTTGTGGTTCTGAAGTGATACCTTACCCGTTCGGGCTAGATCCTTCGTGCTCCTTGCCTGGTTTCAATCTCACCTGTGCTGTAGACAAGAACACCAACGAGAGTTCTCTCATGCTGGGGATGGGCAACTCAATCCTAAAGTTGTCTCGGGTTTATGTGGATGCCAACTTCAACCTCTACGTGAACACCATTCTCTCGTActcgacgaaaatgattcccggcgTCCGCGACTACTCCATCCACTGGGAAGCTCCAGCTAGGCCCTTTGCCATATCTGGCTCGTCAAACATGTCCTTGTTCGTTGTCGGCTGCGATGTCACGGCCTCGCTGTACATTGGAAACTCGGCCGTTCAG CTACCTGTGTGGACATGCGATGGCATGGTTGGCATCGGATGCTGTTCCATCGGCATACAGGTGAACCTAAGGGCGTTCACTCTCAACATCTCATGCATCAGTGATTCTCCACGCCCCAAACAAGTGCAAGCTTTCATCGCCTACAATTGGAACCCAACATTCAGGCCGATTGATGCCTACTCTGGGTTATTAGAGCGATACGTTGCTCAACTGGATTGGTCTATTCCATACCAACCAAACTGTAAGCATGCCATAGAGGACAAGGACAACTATGCCTGCGTTAGTGACCACAACAAGTGTCAGGACTCGCCGATCGGTGGATACCTCTGCTACTGCCAGTCAGGCAGGGGGAATGCTTACATTGATGGCGGCTGCCATAATCCTCCAGCCGCTCCAG TATATGACTCCCTTCAGCCAAGAACGAATTGTCCTACATCGTGCGGGAATATGAGCATCCCGTTCCCCTTCGGTATAGAGCTTGGCTGCTTTGCAAAGCCCCATCTCTACCTCGCATGTACACCAGGGACGACCATTCTTCTGGTCCTTAAAATGACTGCTCGAAAGCTCGTCACAGACATATCTATTGACGATGGTATCTTGCAAGTTCACGAGGTATCAGGGCCAGGTGATTTCATGGCTGGTTCGAACACGGACTCCACGCTCTACGTATCATCTGGAAAATCAGGCGTG ATACCAATGAGTGCCATCAGCCAGATAAATGAAAGGGTATCTGCCAGAATAGTTTCTGAAGCTATACAT ATTCAGAACGAGTATGGCGAGAAGCAGAACCTGTCCAACTACTTCTTGTGGGCTATGAGGGAGAGGCCCCTCGAGGAGACAGTGGACGCTCAGATCCTCGATGAAGCGAATGGGGAACGGGTTCTGTGCATGGCTCGGTTGGCGGAGGAGTGCCTATGTCTGACACGAGCGCAGAGGCCTACCATGAAGGACGTGGAGATGAGGCTGCAGCTCCTGGCGGGGCGCCGTGTTGCACCGAGGGTGGAGCGAGGCGACGTTGCACAGCCTCACTCTGAAGCTGCAGGAAACAATGGGCATGGTGGCATTGCTCCGGTGATTGGTCAGAACGGCTCACGTCAGTTCAGCCAAGAGCAGGAGTTTGCATTGTCTCTGCGTGTACCGCGGTAG
- the LOC119270179 gene encoding wall-associated receptor kinase-like 8 isoform X1, with protein sequence MSRPMVSLVVLAVLVLLPATIATVTTARRNCPDTCGYYDVPFPFGVGPSCSLPGFNLTCAVDKQTNDSHPVLGNSLEVSFPLDASSPIPYLFTTSISYTVKMIPGVRDYSIHWEAPARPFAISGWSNMSLFVVGCGVKASLFIHNSAVEVGNYSVVCAEAQVMEKLPTGTCDAMVGLGCCFIDIQVNLRAFTLDISRINGTPHSKQVQAYISDNMDPSFTPIGAYSGSQYSGTAQLDWSIPYQPNCRRAMEDKDSYACVSNQSECYDSPIGGYVRYCQSGAGNPYVYGGCIKELYGLYGSMQPRKDCPTSCGDVSIPFPFGTDLGCFAKPHLHLACTPPVLKMTARKFVTDISIDDGILQVQELLEPDDSGSNSDPTLYISSVQSGMVKWAIDFMPCEDAMNESDYRCVSTHCGCIDVTDDRTLKHVGYRCKCSPGFEGNPYLQDGCTDTDECRQPDKCKGICQNTFGSYTCTSCPHGTDFNSATGKCKPTTIILEPVQLLLVGYEGEAPRGDSGRSDPR encoded by the exons ATGAGCAGGCCCATGGTATCACTAGTCGTGCTTGCGGTGCTCGTGCTGCTGCCGGCAACAATTGCCACGGTGACTACGGCTAGAAGAAACTGCCCCGACACCTGTGGTTATTATGACGTACCTTTTCCGTTCGGAGTAGGTCCTTCATGCTCCTTGCCTGGTTTCAATCTCACTTGTGCTGTCGACAAGCAGACCAACGACAGTCATCCCGTGCTGGGCAACTCACTGGAGGTCAGTTTCCCTCTCGATGCATCATCCCCCATCCCCTACCTGTTCACCACCAGTATCTCGTACACCGTGAAGATGATTCCCGGTGTACGCGACTACTCCATCCACTGGGAAGCTCCAGCTAGGCCCTTTGCCATATCTGGCTGGTCAAACATGTCCTTGTTCGTTGTTGGCTGCGGCGTCAAGGCCTCACTGTTCATTCATAACTCGGCCGTTGAGGTTGGGAACTATTCCGTCGTCTGTGCAGAAGCTCAAGTCATGGAGAAGCTACCCACAGGAACGTGTGATGCCATGGTTGGCCTCGGATGCTGTTTCATTGATATACAAGTGAACCTAAGGGCGTTCACTCTGGACATCTCGCGCATCAACGGCACTCCACACTCGAAACAAGTGCAAGCCTACATCAGCGATAATATGGACCCAAGCTTCACCCCGATTGGTGCATACTCTGGGTCTCAATACTCAGGAACAGCTCAGCTGGATTGGTCTATTCCCTACCAGCCGAACTGCAGGCGTGCCATGGAGGACAAGGACAGCTATGCCTGCGTTAGTAACCAGAGCGAGTGCTATGACTCGCCGATCGGGGGATATGTTCGCTATTGCCAGTCGGGCGCGGGCAACCCTTACGTCTATGGCGGCTGCATAAAAG AATTATACGGATTATACGGCTCCATGCAGCCGAGAAAGGATTGTCCTACATCATGCGGGGACGTGAGCATCCCATTCCCCTTTGGTACAGATCTTGGCTGCTTTGCAAAGCCCCATCTCCACCTCGCATGTACACCACCGGTCCTTAAAATGACAGCTCGAAAGTTCGTCACAGACATATCTATTGATGATGGTATCTTGCAAGTTCAGGAGTTACTAGAGCCAGACGATTCTGGTTCGAACTCAGACCCTACGCTCTATATATCATCTGTACAGTCGGGCATGGTGAAGTGGGCTATCGATTTCATGCCATGCGAGGATGCTATGAACGAGAGCGACTACAGATGTGTCAGCACCCATTGCGGCTGCATTGATGTCACGGACGATAGAACACTCAAACATGTCGGTTACCGGTGCAAGTGTTCTCCTGGTTTTGAAGGAAATCCTTACCTCCAAGATGGATGTACAG ATACCGACGAGTGCCGTCAGCCAGATAAATGCAAAGGTATCTGCCAGAATACTTTCGGAAGCTATACATGTACCAGTTGTCCTCATGGAACAGATTTCAATAGCGCCACAGGAAAATGCAAGCCAACTACTATAATATTAG AACCTGTCCAACTACTTCTTGTGGGCTATGAGGGAGAGGCCCCTCGAGGAGACAGTGGACGCTCAGATCCTCGATGA
- the LOC119270179 gene encoding uncharacterized protein LOC119270179 isoform X2 — protein MLLAWFQSHLCCRQADQRQSSRAGQLTGEAQVMEKLPTGTCDAMVGLGCCFIDIQVNLRAFTLDISRINGTPHSKQVQAYISDNMDPSFTPIGAYSGSQYSGTAQLDWSIPYQPNCRRAMEDKDSYACVSNQSECYDSPIGGYVRYCQSGAGNPYVYGGCIKELYGLYGSMQPRKDCPTSCGDVSIPFPFGTDLGCFAKPHLHLACTPPVLKMTARKFVTDISIDDGILQVQELLEPDDSGSNSDPTLYISSVQSGMVKWAIDFMPCEDAMNESDYRCVSTHCGCIDVTDDRTLKHVGYRCKCSPGFEGNPYLQDGCTDTDECRQPDKCKGICQNTFGSYTCTSCPHGTDFNSATGKCKPTTIILEPVQLLLVGYEGEAPRGDSGRSDPR, from the exons ATGCTCCTTGCCTGGTTTCAATCTCACTTGTGCTGTCGACAAGCAGACCAACGACAGTCATCCCGTGCTGGGCAACTCACTGGAG AAGCTCAAGTCATGGAGAAGCTACCCACAGGAACGTGTGATGCCATGGTTGGCCTCGGATGCTGTTTCATTGATATACAAGTGAACCTAAGGGCGTTCACTCTGGACATCTCGCGCATCAACGGCACTCCACACTCGAAACAAGTGCAAGCCTACATCAGCGATAATATGGACCCAAGCTTCACCCCGATTGGTGCATACTCTGGGTCTCAATACTCAGGAACAGCTCAGCTGGATTGGTCTATTCCCTACCAGCCGAACTGCAGGCGTGCCATGGAGGACAAGGACAGCTATGCCTGCGTTAGTAACCAGAGCGAGTGCTATGACTCGCCGATCGGGGGATATGTTCGCTATTGCCAGTCGGGCGCGGGCAACCCTTACGTCTATGGCGGCTGCATAAAAG AATTATACGGATTATACGGCTCCATGCAGCCGAGAAAGGATTGTCCTACATCATGCGGGGACGTGAGCATCCCATTCCCCTTTGGTACAGATCTTGGCTGCTTTGCAAAGCCCCATCTCCACCTCGCATGTACACCACCGGTCCTTAAAATGACAGCTCGAAAGTTCGTCACAGACATATCTATTGATGATGGTATCTTGCAAGTTCAGGAGTTACTAGAGCCAGACGATTCTGGTTCGAACTCAGACCCTACGCTCTATATATCATCTGTACAGTCGGGCATGGTGAAGTGGGCTATCGATTTCATGCCATGCGAGGATGCTATGAACGAGAGCGACTACAGATGTGTCAGCACCCATTGCGGCTGCATTGATGTCACGGACGATAGAACACTCAAACATGTCGGTTACCGGTGCAAGTGTTCTCCTGGTTTTGAAGGAAATCCTTACCTCCAAGATGGATGTACAG ATACCGACGAGTGCCGTCAGCCAGATAAATGCAAAGGTATCTGCCAGAATACTTTCGGAAGCTATACATGTACCAGTTGTCCTCATGGAACAGATTTCAATAGCGCCACAGGAAAATGCAAGCCAACTACTATAATATTAG AACCTGTCCAACTACTTCTTGTGGGCTATGAGGGAGAGGCCCCTCGAGGAGACAGTGGACGCTCAGATCCTCGATGA